The Diceros bicornis minor isolate mBicDic1 chromosome 18, mDicBic1.mat.cur, whole genome shotgun sequence sequence TACAAATGATACATCTGGCCCCAGCAGACAGGCCCACGCTAAAGAATCAGGGCAGCCTAGAAAGCACCAGTTCTACATTTTTTGCACCCCTGGCATCTATGGGCTCAGGGGTTCTCGGTTTCCCACACAGCCTCCTATTTCCATGCTGTGTAGGAGTGTTTTCTTCTCCAAATGAGCAAGCATAGATGTCAAAGTGTCACAACTCTACTAATTACAGCAAACAATGTGACTTTTTTTCTAACTTCCTTACCTACAAACTCAGTATTCTTAGCATTCTGAGTTcttagcaaattatcaaacaCTGTTTAAAGATATGGTTGGCATGACACCATTTCATGTTGATTCTCTGCTCAAAGACTATAATCTTTGTGCTTGTGTTCAAAGACTCCATATGTAAAATTTCAACTTGATCTCTATAACCTGAGGCATTTGCATTAAGTTTATCTAAAATAAATTCCAGCTCCATAATGATCTTTTAATGATAAATTAATGAGGCAGTTGCTTATTTGCATAATTCCATCCATATGACACAATGACTGGGGCAGGGATAGGCACATGGTTTAGAGGGAATCATGGGATCGTGCGGCATCCACTGGAAAGAAATGCCTTTTTGTGCTCAGTGTGAGCCTACGAAGATGCAGGCCTACCTTTTGCTGTTAGCAGCAATCTTGCCACCAAACACAGCCTGACATCAAAGACAACTTGAAGAAGAAGAGAGCTGAATTCTAACGTCAGTTTGAGCACCGGTATCAACCCCTACCTGAGGCCACTCTACACCTGGCCTTGCATGGAAATGAGCCCcaaattcttttttatgttcAAGCTGTAAGTTAGGTTGGCTGTGACCTGTAAACCAGAGACCTAACTATTCATTCTCACAAAAGGAGCAAGGCAAGAAGGAAGCTGCACACAAGACAAGTCACTCTATATTTATTCGGCATTCAACACACTTTGCCTCGCAGAGAGAAAACACACGGTCTGAGGAATCCCATTGTCATGAATCCCCTGCTTCCAGCTTTACATCCTGAATTTCTATGCCCATTAATCAACGTTCAATACCTTCACACACAGTGATTAAAATTTTTCCCTGAGATCATCGAGGCTATCGCTTTGGCTACAGAATATCTTGACCGGCCAAAATTcaggagaaaacataggaaacTAGAAGTCTTTTGGTGGTGGAAGAGGTAGACGACTTAAGTAGAATTCCTGAGAAAAAGGTGCAGAGTCAACCAGGCCACTAATTAATATTTCCCTGGCTGGGAACTATTGTCCCTCCAACATCTGCACACATTCTAGAAGGCAAATTCATCTTATTGCATATAAAGACACTTTATCACAATGCTGTGCTCAAAGCATCTTGGCTTTGGATAACTGCCAGAACCATCTGGATGCCTCAGTTTCCAGGAAAATGCAGAGCTAGTGGGGTATGGACAGCCTTTCCCCAGTGTcatatgggaaaaagaaaaacccagaaaTGGATGATGAGGAAAAATGGTGATCACATTATGAGCTCTGTCAGGCCCCCAATGTTTTTCAAAATGGCTTGATATCAAAACAGCTAGtgagcctccaggaggaggaatggggagagacTAACTGCATTATCACCTAGAATCCCAGGCACATCAAGTCCCCAACGCCCAAGGCAAAGGGACATCAGCGCGTGTCCTCCAGCCAGTGCACTGAGAGGCAACCCTGAGGGGAAGGCAGCGTCCAGCAGCCCCTCCTGGGGGCAGGAAatcacagcctgggaggagccaGCTTGCGGGGCTGGGTCATTCTTACCTTCTGTTGTCGTTCCTCCTCCCCCCTATCCCCCCAACATGGCACAATGGAACAACTGTTCCCTGTTGAGGACTTCCCTTTGCAAACATAACAAGCAGAGGCTTCCCTGATCTGACCCACATTCACAGTGGAAGAAGGCCGCGGTCCGCGTGGGGAGAGGGGATAGGAAGCAGGCGGGCGAGCCGGGCGTCAGGCAGACACGCGCAGGGACGCcgtgctggggaggggcaggcgGAAGGGCAGAGAAGGCTGAGCATCCACGGGCTGTGGCGCTTCCGGAGACACCATTCCCTGGACACGAGGTGCCCAATCCTCTTGCTTAGGTTCTCCCGGGGTAGTTCCGACAGGCTTTTGCCAGCTCTTTCACGAAGGTAGGAATTCCTTTCTGCAAAGCAAAAGAGACCGTCACTTCTCTGTCCTCACGGCAATCACTCCTGGTTCTTGGGGATGTGACAAAAGGTAAATAGAGATGGCTTTGGGAATAAGAAAGACAACAGGGCCTCTGACCAGATTCCAACAGAACGTTGCCACAGATCCGGACAAAAGGTAAGAGCCAGGGCGTGGGGGAGACTGCACGACAGGGGCCACGGTTACAAGACACTGCCTTACATTTTGCCTTTTGCTAGAGAAAAGCTGAGACATTTCTGAGACACTgtttcttgaaaagaaaaagaaaacacaggagatggAGTTGGGCTGGGTTCTTTGATTCTtccaaagaaatgagagaaagtaCTTGCTTTACAGAATTAGGAAATGGGAAAGATTTGGGGACGATAGAGGATATGTAATGATTTAGTTAGTTTTGAGCACTGTGCAAGACTGCCCCCAAACACCACCTTCATTACTCCTACTCCAAGGGATAGGTAACATCCagctccttttttaaaaaggagaagatGGATGGCGTCCCTAGGTTACAGAGACAGGCAGTGGCAGGTCCAGGATTCAAAATGTCATATGTCTGACTCAAAGCTTATGTGCTTTTTCTCTCCCAAGGAAGCTGGTGAGGCCTCCAGCCAGTAAGTAGGACGCGCACAAAGCAGGCTGAATGGGCCCCATGAAGCCAGGCTCCAGGCGGTCTCTAGTGATCTGACCTATCTACAGTTCCCTCTCcttccagaaaaacaaaacaacaataacaaaactggAGGCTGCCCCCAGGCTTAGCCACATCTGGTTGTGTCCCAAGCCAGGTCACCTGTCTTACTCCTCCATAAGCCCATGCAGGATCCAATGGTACAACTGTTCCTACAAGGAGCAGGCTGTTGTTCGGAGGTTCCAGAGAGCAATCCTGGCTGGGTCTCTGGGCACcagcagggaggggctggcattCCAGCTAAGGACTCTTTGTCTTTTGTCCCAGCCTCAGGCCTGGGAGTTGGCAACCCCCATCCTACCCATAGTTATTCAACCAAGCTGCTTCATAAAGGAGCCTCATTAGTCCTGAGACAGCCCCACGGGCTGAGTCAACATTTGTCAAACACGcttccccctcccacctcctgggATCTCACCTTGAAAGCCTTGTTAATGAGCCAGGTCGGAATTCGGGGACCCAGATTATTGAAGTAGTACATGAAAACtagagaggagaagaaaggacAATTCAGGAGGAAAAACATGAGAAAGATACAGCAACAAACGCCGCAAACCTTCCACCATCCTATTTTCTCAATACATGCCCAGAAAGTAAGGAGGGAGGTAACACGTGATTCAggtgtgttctctcctcttccttgtcTTAGGGGATATTTATCtgtaaacattttgaaaacacaCCCACAGGCACATCTTCCTGCTATTTATTAAACACCTGGCAAGTGCTAGACACGTGGAGACAGTctctcatttaattatttctctcATTACCTATCCTAACAATCCTAAGGAATTGGTAAAATTGCAATTATAATTCCAGTATATTAATGATAAAATGGAGGCTCAGGAAAGTTAGGTGACATGTCCCAGGTGACAGATCTAACAAGCCTCAGAACTCCGGTTCAGATTTTGCCTCAGACGCAAGGCCACACTCGTTCCAGCAGAGGAGGTGGCTGCAGGCTGCACTCTCCACCCACAGCTTTCCTCCCCGCGGCTGGAGCTCAGGGCAGCCAGGTCCTGAGTGTCTGGGTTTCTGCTGAGTGGGAGCTGTGTCCTCAGAGACAGTCCCGCCAGCCGTCTTGCCCACCCCCAGGACTGGCGGATGTGTCCACAGGACAGCCTGCTGTGAATTCCTAAACCTGCTGGTTCACTTGGATGCTCTGATTTCACCTGGACAATGCAAGAGTCAGTCAAGAATGCACCGAGTCAGAGTTAGACACCCACCTTCCACTGCACCCACTCTCTGGGGTGACCTGAGTCTCTCCCCAGCTGTGGATGTGGATCCCTTGTCTATTTTGCACCCATGCCATTCTCTGACCTCAGGGAGCAAGCTTTGCGCACTTTGCCTCGCAATCAGCACGGCCCTCACCCACGTGACCCTGACCGTGCACCCCCCTGGCGCTGTCTTTACCTTTGCTCCCATTCCCGCCATCGCTCGTGAGCGCCAGACTCTCCTTGTACTGCTTCACCCGGATCACACCGGACCTCTCGGGAAACTCTGGATGGGAGGTGCTCTGGGCCAGGACCACATAGATCTTCCGCCCTTCCACGTCCAGCTCTCGCCTCTCCCGAATGTAGACGTACTGCACTGCCAGTCAAGGCATGACACCAATGCCAGCATTTCAGACGGGCAGAAGGAAAGCCCCACAAGCCGGAAGACAAGGGAGGTGGTTCTGTTCCTCCCACGTGGCTCTTGCTCTCTTGTGAGGTTGCTTCACTTACCTGCCCCTCTCCCTACCTGCCCTGTAAGACTGTGCCTCCTCCCACCTGGCATTCTCATCTGAGAGCATGCGTCACCTCTGACAATGATTCCTTGATGCTGTGGAGCTTTCACTTAGGCAGGGAAACCACTCCTTCTGTCTCCAAGAAGGCAATATGAGATATCAGAGGATGGTCACTTATCTGCTGTGAGATCCTGGGTTAGTTACTCAACctttctgaggctcagtttccctaAGTAGGAAAACGGAGCAACACGGCCCAGCAGGCAGGCTTGGTGAGGGCACTAGGGAAATGCTGGAGCAGAATAAACAGTCGATAAACAATGGGGTGGTCTCCTTGTCCTGCCCTCCCCCAAAACTCTAACTACTGCCCTCTATGCACAAAGCATGGTCAGAGATGTTACCCACACCTGGTGATCATAGGAAGACACCCAAGTACCCGAATACGTAGAGGCAGAAGTCCTCTCTGGGTCAACATTGGTTCACCAAGAATAACAAagtcattttatctcaataaacacTCAGAACAACCACGGTACCTATGGCACTATTCTAGGGGAGACAATTAAATCCTAAGAAACAATAAGAGTTGCCACTTACTGAGCCCTTACCATGTAATAAACATCATGTGCTTTACACAGAGCATCAATTTtgatcctgagaaagtccctgtgagTTTGGTATAAGTATCTCCATCTTCCAGATgacaaaattgaggctcagagaggttaagaaacttgtcaAAGATCCCACAGCCCAGCTGAAGGGATGGAACCTGAATCTGAACCCAGATCTGGCTCCAAAACCTAGCTAGACTTTCATAGCTGGACAGGGCTCAACTCTTTAATGTGTTCATCATACTTTCGAGTGATAGAATTTTAGGTTTCACATTAGGAGGAATTAAAAGCCTAAATCAATCAAAAAATCactctagggccagccctggtggcctagtggttaagtttggcacactccgctttggtgggcTGAGTTTGGTttctaggcgtggacctacaccactcattggtcagtggccatgctgtggcagtggctcacatacaaaaagaggaagactggcaacagatgttagctcaggttgaatcttcctcagcaaaaaaaaaaaaaaaagtcactctaAGTATAACACAATTACGCTTACCATAACAGCAAGAACCACAACCCCATGACACCTCAGCATTTCTACAGCCCCCACGGTTGTCCCACCCCTCACTCAGGCTGCCTCAGGACAGGCTAATGGCTGCATTCTCTACATACTGATGAGTGATGTTCTTAAATGTTTTAGGGAAGAAATGATGTTGCTTTGGCCCTGGCTTTCCTCTCTCCTAAGCCTCTGACTTTTTCCCCACAGCAAATATTGTCCCACTCTCTCCCACAACTCATTGCTCAGCTCATGTGATAAACACCACCTGACACTCCATTGAGGTAAAATTaactttatatatacacacacacacacacacacacacacacacatacatatatatacacacacacacacactggtgaagaagattgtccccaagctaacatctgtgcccatcttcctctattttgtatgtgggatgcctccacagcatggcataaggagcaatgtgtaggtccacgcctgggattcaaacacgtaaaccccaggccgccgaagcagagtgtgcgaactaaaccactacactaccgggccagccccttaacttGATATACTGATTAAAATTTGGCAGAGGTCTTTGAAGGGCTGGAAGGTCTAGCGTACCATAAAGCCTATAACAGGAGAACCACCAGATCACTGAGGACCAGAGAAGTGTAAGgtcttttccaaggtcacacagcaaaccaGGGACAGAGCTCACCCTCAACCTGCGATCTTTTGCTCCAAAACTATTGTTTATTTCCACTGTGCTATTCTCTGTTCTCAAAAATTTAATGAGCTTCCTTGGAGAGACATATGTGCATATACAAAGACTAAGAAACTCATTACGGAATTGTGTGGCATTGGGAAACAAATGACACAGAATTTCAAGGAGCCCCAAGTGTCCACTCCTGAGAATACCTACCCAGCAGTGTCACTGTGAGGTCAGAGTGGTGGGAGCATGCCTTGGTCAAGATCACCATCCTTGGAGACAACCAGACCTGGTCCCAAACCTGCCTCTGCCaaccactagctgtgtgaccctgagcaaagtTCTGAATGTCTCCTTGCCACAGTTTCCTtaactgtgaaatggggatgatgatgccTACCTTGCACAGTTCTTGGCAGGATTAGAGAAAACCACATAAAATCCAAGGGATTAAGTAATCCAGAATTTGTTGAAATATATACTATGTGTATACAAACTATCTAGTAGTATGTGGGAATTGTGCCAAGAAATAAACTCTTatggagtttataatctagttgGGGCCAGGGTTGACACACATATTTAGACAGAAAAACACACAATAACCATACGCACAAAACACACTCACCTGCTCCCTCTCTTTCTAGAGAAGAATTACTTAGAAACATACAGACTTATAGAATGTTAGAGCTAGAAAAGATCCCCGCAATCATCTAATtcagtggtttccaaactttttttaaatccaaagatCCTTCATTAAAAGGATCTTACATGGAAATTCAGGGTGTAAAACATTCAGCTGCTGTGATGGAAGAGGACAGTGAGGAGTGGAAAACTTGCCTGTCACTCATcctcccccaccctgcccacccAGCAAATTTCCACCCTGCCTTCCCAGGCTACTCCTGAGCAGGTTTCCTAGAATGCTGGAGTGCCAGCGAAAACTCCCCACATCCTATTCAACTGCTTCATctcataaatgaggaaactgaggggaaGAAACACACCCAGTGTCCAGAGCCAAAAGTCAAGGAGGGATCGCTGTGGGGTCAGTGAAATAGGAGGGGAGATGGGAGAGCTGGGAATGTGGGGGCCTGAGTTCCCCACTCGGTCACTAACCACCCATATGTATGCCTCTGTCACTTCACCTCTCCAGgtccccagctcctcctctgtaGATTGAGGGAGTGTATTAAACATTCCTTATAAAGAATTCTTTCCAGGTCCCCAAGTCTGTGGCCCAACAATTTCAAGCCCTAGGAAACTCCTCAGGAAAGTATGAGCTGCCCTCCAGTGACCACAGTTACAGGACGCTCCACATTGTCAGCCCCAGAAATCACACTCTGAGGTCTCTGAGAGCCACAGAAGAAGCAGCAGCTCCAAAATATGCTTCTGCAAGAATCAGAGACAATGTCCACACCTGCTGAACATGCCGCCATTGGGCGATGGGCCAAGGGCACAGAAACACTTAGAATGCCGAGCAATGATGAACTTGGGAAAGGATACATCTCTGTTGGGCATGAGAAAAGGGTTCTTCACTTGCTGGTAGACCACAGTCTGTCCGTTGTATTCTTCTTCATAGAATTCTAAGGAGAATAAAAGAAGTTAATGCACTTGGAAGCCTCTTAGGCTTCAATTAACCCGAAGCCCAGGTGATGACCTCACCTCATCAAGTAGGATAAACCACTAACTCACGAGgcacaaaattctagaaaaagtcAGACAAATTCATTACCACTGAAAGCTTCTTGCCCAGAGGCAGAGTCTAGTAGatataaaaatacagtaaaaataaaaaaactcaataaaacttGTCCATCATATATCACAAACAAGATTTTCAGACAGCATGCAATGAAACAAAATCGGGCacccaaaaataaattttcaggaTTTACATCAGAGTAGCCACCAGATGTCACTAGACTaccaatatttttgcttttgagacctttcttccttctttagcCTTCCCAACATATTACCTGACTTATATTACCACGGACTGAGTCACCCACTCTAGTATGTTCAGCTGGGAGATCAAGGTCTAAGAGAGGGCAGTATCCTTCCAAGTCAGCTGGAAAGTGGCATAACTGTAGCTCACTTTAAGTTTCTTGCTTACCTCCCATGTTTCTTGACACTCTACCACAGCTACCATGACCAAATTTCCTTAATATTCCATCATGCTATTGTGTGCAAATAGCAGCCAACTCTTGGAGGGAGACAGCAAAGGAATTCAATGTCATGCACACCCTCTGACCCTAAGCTGTGCAGTAAGTTTCTAACTAAGCACTTAGAGAAGGAGCCAAGCCAAGGCTGCCAAAATAACCAAGAGAGTCCCCTGAGATGCTGACTGGGAAAACGTATTACTTAATTCAGCTTTTGAAAGAAAATCCATTAGAAGCAGACCATGGATGAAAGAGCTTGCCAGCCCATTGGTGCCACAAGAGGCTGGAGACAGCccttgaaaggaaggaaaggagtggACATCTGTTGCTTTTGCATGCTCAGTATTGACTCTCCCCTTCTTGGGCCAGCATCTTAATTCTCTTTCAGTGCATCACCCTTCCTCTGCTTCTCAACTATGTGGTTTAAGCAGGACTGACTGACCTTTGTTTCAGGGCTGGGAACGGTGATTAGTTCAGGGATGGTGTCAGGGTCTTAGCTTGCCACCCTACAAAGTTTAGgccagagtgacatcagcatcatagcagagtgagttgttccctttctctctccccgctaagttacaactaaacagacattcattaaccaacagaggattccctacacagcacaataggacgtctgagagatccatgcagccatacatctgaaggtgagtgaactggatccctgggaagcagtTGAACTAGCTGAGTGGATCCCTCCCCTTCCATGGTGGCAGTGATCTAGCTTGCAGGTTCTCACACAGCCAGGGCAtgcaactgtaagaggaggcaggggcagacAAGCCTGCACATGAACACTGCCGGAGTTGCAGCCCGGCCCGTGGGAGCACCCACCATGCCGCGGGGGCTCCACCCATGGAAATGCTCCCCACCGTGTGGCACAGCTTGCCCCTGCAAAGGAGCCCCCACCAACCACAGCAGCTCAGCTGAACCACCCATGAGTACTGACCTGTGctgcacatgcaaaagaaagcacccctcccctccctgataGTGCACCTGTTTGGCCAGTCCCCAGCTGAGGCAGTGATCCTGCTTCAGAGCAGCTGCACATGCGTGTGTGACCCGCCAAGCAGCTGCAGCCAGCAGGCAAAGGCAGATCAGCCCTACCAGCACAACTTCCAGAAGATGTggcaggatcagaaaacacagctcctgcccactccttcagtggcaggtggaatctgtgacctgatactactacAAATGCCTTAGCAaaggattagttcatcaaacaccataagaaactacagtaacacttcagagcagaaggaaaatgacaaggctCCAGAAagcaatcctgaagtcacagaaacttacaatctaaatgacggagaattcaaaatagttgtcataaaaaattcaatgaattacaagaaaactcagaaagatagttcaatgacctcaggaataaaattaatgaacagaaggaatacttcaccaaagaggttgaaattctaaaagaaagccaaacagaaattctggatatgaagaacataattaatgagataaaaaataatctggaatcctgaaaaaatagagctgacattatggaggacagaattagtgatttagaggatagaaatatcggggccagctccgtggcttagtggttaagtgcacgtgctccactactggtggcccaggttcggatctcgggcgtgcaccgacctgctgcttccccggccatgctgaggtggtgtcccacatacagcaactagaaggatgtgcaactagggcatacaactatctactagagctttggggcgggggggggaaaggaggaggattggcaatagatcatagctcagagccggtcttcttcagcaaaaagaggaggattagcatggatgttagttcagggctgatctttctcacaaaaataaataaataaataaataaataaataaataaataaataaataaataaataaataaaataaaaaacagaataaaataaatagaggatagaaatataaaaatgcttcaggtagaggaggagaaagaactaagactttaaaaaaatgaagaaattctttgagaaatatccaactcaattaggaaaagcaacataaggattataggtaattcagagggagaaaggagcagagagcttgttcataGACATGATAGTTGAGAAAATCCCAAACCTGCGGAAAAAACTGGGCTTACAAGTACAGGAAgtcaacagaactcctaattatataaatgcaaaaagGCCTTCTTCAAGGCATAAACTACTAAaactggccaaagtcaatgacaaagaaaaaaatattaagggcagcaaggcagaagaaaataacttacaaaggaactcccatcaggcatTCAGAAACTTTAtcagctaggagagaatggaatgatatattcaaaatactaaagacaaaaactttcagccaaagatactctatccagcaaaacaatCCTTCAGATATAagacagaaataaaagctttcccagattaacaaaagctgagagagttcatcaccactaggcctagcttacaagaaatgttgaaaatagctgtcccatctgaaactaaaaagcaaaagtttacaaaaccttgagcaaggagatgagtagacagatagaatcagaaaattgcagctctatatcaaaATAGGTTAGGAAACatttataacataaaagacaaagggaaggaaagcatcaaaaatagccgtaaacacttcaatttagtcacaaacccacaacacagaaaaaaacaaattgtgacaacaataaccCGGAAGGGGAAGATGAAAGGGATGGAACATGCTtaagctaatggagataagagaatCAGAAAATGGGCTATCTTgcctatgagatcttttatacaaacctcatg is a genomic window containing:
- the LOC131417327 gene encoding phosphatidylcholine transfer protein-like, producing the protein MVGAAGGFSEEQFREACAELDHLSWELLEEDLDLRFYRLRDQETGLYTYKYFGVLKDCPPALLADVYMDIDYRKEWDQNVKEFYEEEYNGQTVVYQQVKNPFLMPNRDYVYIRERRELDVEGRKIYVVLAQSTSHPEFPERSGVIRVKQYKESLALTSDGGNGSKVFMYYFNNLGPRIPTWLINKAFKKGIPTFVKELAKACRNYPGRT